A DNA window from Rossellomorea marisflavi contains the following coding sequences:
- a CDS encoding cryptochrome/photolyase family protein: protein MNKRIIVLFRDDLRLHDHPALHEASSAGTVLPLYILDNDRPFGGAKQWWLHRNLQALESALSAIGGRLWYDKGDMEKTMFQWIKECKADAVYWNRVYEPGIYERDLELAKKLDAEGIEVKTFEGTLMLPPWTVKKEDDTPYKVFTSFYKSFRTNSIPKPLPKVKELNAPDLDAGSTLEELGLLPELKWYHVMESIWDPGEKAAIKRFRSFTQKRLPTYTDRRDYPANGSHSTLSPYLSLGVISARSIYHSLLKNTGSPEPFIRQLVWREFSYSVLLHFPDSTSTPLDSRFESFRWESDQEAFERWTKGVTGYPIIDAGMRELWATGFMHNRVRMVAASFLTKHLLIPWQRGAEWFMDTLIDADLANNSMGWQWVAGSGLDSSPYFRVFNPTLQVEKFDGNGDYIRMWVPEISELPDKYIQEPSKAPASTLEKAGITLGKDYPEPIVDHKAARERALSRFDEIKK, encoded by the coding sequence ATGAACAAACGCATCATCGTCCTCTTCAGGGATGACCTGAGGCTTCATGACCATCCCGCACTCCATGAAGCCTCCTCCGCTGGAACCGTCCTCCCCCTCTATATCCTTGATAACGATCGTCCATTCGGTGGGGCGAAGCAGTGGTGGCTCCATCGTAATCTGCAAGCCCTCGAATCGGCCCTTTCAGCGATAGGCGGACGTCTGTGGTATGACAAAGGGGATATGGAAAAGACAATGTTCCAGTGGATAAAAGAGTGTAAAGCCGATGCCGTGTACTGGAACAGGGTGTATGAGCCAGGCATCTATGAACGGGATCTCGAGCTTGCCAAGAAGCTCGATGCTGAAGGAATCGAAGTGAAAACATTTGAAGGAACCTTGATGCTCCCTCCCTGGACGGTCAAAAAGGAAGATGACACCCCTTATAAAGTGTTCACATCATTCTATAAATCGTTCCGAACGAACAGCATTCCAAAGCCGCTACCGAAAGTGAAGGAATTGAACGCACCGGACCTCGACGCAGGTTCTACGCTGGAAGAATTGGGTCTCCTCCCTGAGCTGAAGTGGTATCATGTCATGGAATCCATCTGGGATCCGGGGGAAAAGGCTGCGATCAAGAGATTCCGGTCATTTACGCAGAAGAGGCTTCCGACGTATACCGATCGTCGTGATTATCCTGCGAACGGCTCCCATTCCACCCTTTCCCCATATCTATCCCTCGGTGTGATCTCGGCCCGTAGTATCTATCATTCACTTCTGAAAAATACCGGATCACCCGAGCCGTTCATCAGGCAGCTGGTCTGGAGGGAATTCTCTTATTCCGTCCTCCTCCATTTCCCTGACTCCACATCGACACCGCTCGACTCCCGTTTCGAATCGTTCAGATGGGAGTCGGACCAGGAAGCGTTTGAGCGGTGGACAAAGGGAGTCACCGGGTATCCCATCATTGATGCCGGGATGAGGGAATTATGGGCAACCGGTTTTATGCATAACCGGGTACGTATGGTGGCAGCCTCCTTCCTGACCAAGCATCTTCTGATTCCTTGGCAAAGAGGAGCCGAATGGTTCATGGATACGTTGATCGATGCGGATCTTGCAAACAATTCCATGGGCTGGCAGTGGGTAGCTGGATCTGGACTGGACTCCTCCCCTTATTTCAGGGTTTTCAACCCCACTCTGCAAGTAGAGAAATTTGATGGCAATGGTGACTATATCCGGATGTGGGTCCCTGAAATCAGCGAGCTGCCGGACAAGTACATCCAAGAGCCTTCCAAGGCCCCCGCTTCCACATTGGAAAAGGCGGGGATCACCCTCGGGAAAGACTACCCCGAGCCGATCGTCGACCATAAAGCTGCCAGAGAGCGTGCACTGTCCCGTTTTGACGAAATAAAGAAATAG
- a CDS encoding universal stress protein, with translation MYQHILVAYDDTDGSRKALDEALKLKNQSLDTKMTILYVTDEKMPNQAVDHFTPPHAMAATSPGVDQQIVGDTALQRDPHVYDGAEERQSIQEIGEIHPVLKHVQEKLDPHKIEAEYIHLAGSEEKRICEYAAENEVDLVIMGRSGKSGMKKLMLGSVSEKVVKNCETNVLVVK, from the coding sequence ATGTACCAACATATCTTAGTGGCATATGACGACACAGACGGAAGCAGGAAAGCGCTTGATGAAGCATTGAAGCTTAAAAATCAATCACTCGACACAAAAATGACCATCTTATATGTAACCGATGAGAAGATGCCAAATCAGGCAGTTGATCACTTCACTCCTCCACATGCCATGGCGGCCACTTCCCCTGGCGTGGATCAGCAGATCGTAGGAGATACCGCCCTGCAGCGGGATCCCCACGTGTATGATGGTGCCGAGGAAAGACAATCGATACAAGAAATAGGAGAAATCCATCCGGTACTGAAGCACGTACAGGAAAAACTTGATCCCCACAAAATCGAAGCGGAATATATCCACCTCGCCGGTTCAGAAGAGAAGCGGATTTGCGAGTATGCAGCCGAGAACGAAGTGGACCTTGTCATAATGGGCAGGAGTGGCAAAAGCGGAATGAAGAAGCTCATGCTGGGGAGCGTCAGTGAAAAGGTTGTTAAGAACTGCGAAACCAATGTGCTGGTCGTGAAATAG
- a CDS encoding ABC transporter ATP-binding protein — protein MFIIFKKLSWFFKENWKRYTVAIILLTIVGVLDVIPPKLVGDVIDEIQVGTLTREAIVHYLLLLTGTTVVSYGMTYIWMYQLFGGAFLVERKLRSRFVGHLMKMTPTFFEKNRTGDLMARATNDLQAISVTAGFGVLTLIDSSIFMLTILFTMGFLVSWKLTLAAIVPLPLMALLMKIYGARIHTRFTEAQDAFGELNDKVLESVSGVRVIRAYVQERVDEKRFSDMTEDVYSKNIAVARIDSLFDPTIKVLVGLSYLIGLGYGAYLVFHQSITLGQLVSFNVYLGMLIWPMFAIGELINIMQRGNASLDRVQETLAYEQDVKDGDVEEAISEPDGIGFHQLSFRYPSSEGMNLKRVDVRVPKGATLGLVGKTGSGKTTFIKQILREYPVGEGVLEIGGHPIQHLPMDRVREWIGYVPQDHILFSKTVKENILYGKEGATDEELERAMIQADFMKDLSTLPQGLETIVGEKGVALSGGQKQRISIARALIKDPDILLLDDALSAVDAKTEATIIQNLRNERAGKTTILATHRISAVEEADWILVLEGGKVIEEGTHSDLLSTKGWYRQQYDRQQAADPARKEVGA, from the coding sequence ATGTTCATCATTTTTAAGAAATTATCATGGTTTTTCAAAGAAAACTGGAAGAGATATACCGTCGCCATCATTTTATTAACCATTGTCGGTGTTTTGGATGTGATCCCGCCTAAGCTGGTGGGCGATGTCATCGATGAAATCCAGGTCGGTACACTCACGAGGGAAGCAATCGTGCATTATTTGTTGCTGTTGACAGGCACCACGGTTGTTTCGTATGGCATGACCTATATTTGGATGTATCAGCTCTTCGGAGGAGCGTTCCTTGTTGAACGGAAGCTCCGATCCCGTTTTGTCGGTCACCTTATGAAGATGACGCCCACTTTCTTCGAAAAGAATCGTACAGGTGATCTCATGGCCAGGGCAACGAACGATCTGCAGGCCATTTCGGTGACAGCGGGCTTCGGTGTGTTGACGCTTATCGATTCGAGCATCTTCATGTTGACGATCCTTTTTACGATGGGCTTCCTCGTCAGCTGGAAGCTAACACTGGCTGCAATCGTACCCCTTCCCCTGATGGCCCTGCTTATGAAAATCTACGGGGCAAGGATCCATACGCGCTTCACGGAAGCACAGGATGCTTTCGGGGAGCTGAATGATAAAGTCCTTGAGTCGGTCTCAGGAGTGCGGGTCATCAGGGCATATGTGCAGGAGAGGGTGGATGAGAAGCGATTCTCCGATATGACAGAGGATGTGTACAGCAAGAACATTGCCGTAGCGAGAATCGATTCATTGTTCGATCCCACCATCAAGGTGCTGGTGGGCTTGAGTTATCTGATCGGCCTTGGGTATGGCGCATATCTTGTATTCCATCAATCCATCACCCTAGGTCAGCTTGTCTCATTCAATGTCTACCTCGGAATGTTGATCTGGCCGATGTTTGCCATCGGTGAGCTCATCAATATTATGCAACGTGGGAACGCTTCACTTGATCGCGTCCAGGAAACCCTTGCTTATGAGCAGGATGTGAAAGATGGAGATGTCGAAGAAGCGATCTCTGAGCCGGATGGGATCGGATTCCATCAACTTTCTTTCCGCTATCCATCTTCTGAAGGGATGAATCTTAAGAGGGTGGATGTACGGGTGCCCAAAGGGGCCACTCTCGGACTCGTTGGGAAAACGGGGAGTGGAAAGACGACGTTTATCAAACAGATTTTAAGGGAGTATCCGGTTGGGGAAGGAGTCCTGGAGATCGGGGGCCATCCGATCCAACACCTGCCGATGGACCGTGTAAGGGAATGGATCGGGTATGTCCCTCAGGATCATATCCTCTTCTCCAAGACGGTGAAGGAAAACATCCTTTATGGGAAAGAAGGAGCAACAGATGAAGAACTTGAAAGAGCGATGATCCAGGCAGATTTCATGAAGGATCTCAGCACCCTGCCACAAGGACTCGAAACGATTGTGGGTGAGAAGGGTGTGGCGCTCTCGGGAGGACAGAAACAAAGGATTTCTATCGCCCGGGCCCTGATCAAAGACCCCGACATCCTCCTTCTTGATGATGCTCTGTCGGCGGTGGATGCCAAGACGGAAGCGACCATCATACAGAACCTCAGGAATGAACGGGCCGGGAAGACGACCATTCTGGCAACCCACCGCATTTCAGCCGTTGAGGAAGCAGATTGGATCTTGGTGTTGGAAGGAGGGAAGGTCATCGAAGAGGGTACGCACTCGGACCTTCTCAGCACAAAAGGATGGTATAGACAGCAATATGATCGTCAGCAGGCTGCAGATCCTGCACGGAAGGAGGTGGGGGCATGA